The following coding sequences lie in one Streptomyces sp. NBC_00510 genomic window:
- a CDS encoding SDR family oxidoreductase — protein sequence MTVPAYDLTGRTALVTGAASGIGRASALLLAQAGATVTCADVDEPGARHTAELAVKAGGAAKARAVDVTDRAQVAEAVAAIVAAHGRLDVLAAIAGVMHSGSVLDTDEADLDRVLSVNFKGVLHCAREAARPMAERGAGSIVTMASGAIDTGTRGLLCYSVSKAAVVQLTRTLATELGPHGVRANAVAPGFVRTPMTSHYGTGPDGLFDERAQARAEEALVRASPLGRVGDPQDVAHTVLFLASDASAFTTGQILRPNGGVVMPW from the coding sequence ATGACCGTACCGGCGTACGACCTCACCGGGCGCACCGCTCTGGTCACCGGTGCCGCCAGCGGCATCGGCCGGGCCTCGGCGCTGCTGCTCGCCCAGGCCGGGGCCACCGTGACGTGCGCGGACGTGGACGAGCCGGGGGCCCGGCACACCGCCGAACTCGCCGTGAAGGCCGGCGGCGCGGCAAAGGCGCGTGCCGTGGACGTCACCGACCGTGCGCAGGTGGCCGAGGCCGTCGCGGCGATCGTGGCCGCCCACGGACGGCTGGACGTCCTGGCGGCCATCGCGGGCGTCATGCACTCCGGTTCCGTCCTGGACACCGACGAGGCCGACCTGGACCGGGTGCTGTCGGTGAACTTCAAGGGGGTGCTGCACTGCGCCCGCGAGGCCGCCCGCCCGATGGCGGAGCGCGGTGCCGGCAGCATCGTCACCATGGCCTCCGGAGCCATCGACACCGGCACCCGCGGGCTGCTCTGCTACAGCGTCTCAAAGGCCGCCGTCGTCCAGCTGACCCGGACCCTCGCCACGGAGCTGGGACCCCACGGCGTGCGGGCCAATGCCGTGGCGCCCGGCTTCGTCCGCACACCGATGACGAGCCACTACGGCACCGGCCCCGACGGCCTCTTCGACGAGCGGGCCCAGGCGCGCGCCGAGGAGGCGCTGGTGCGCGCCTCGCCCCTGGGCCGTGTGGGCGACCCGCAGGACGTGGCGCACACCGTGCTCTTCCTGGCCTCCGACGCCTCAGCCTTCACGACCGGCCAGATCCTGCGCCCCAACGGGGGCGTCGTCATGCCCTGGTAG
- a CDS encoding DNA glycosylase, with protein MPEGDTIWLAAHRLHWALAGHVLLRADLRVPRLATTDLSGRRVEEVVARGKHLLIRVEGGLTLHSHLRMDGSWQLYAPGERWRGGPDHQVRAVLANAERVAVGYRLPVLELLRTAEEDRAVGHLGPDLLGPDWDPAEALRRLTADPARPVGEALLDQRNLAGIGNVYKCEVCFLRGVTPWMPVGEVPEPERVVELARKLLQANKTRHGHITTGDTRRGRTHWVYRRDRHGCLRCGTAIRVAELGPPGQTRATYWCPQCQRGPAPAPASAPRHTD; from the coding sequence GTGCCCGAGGGCGACACGATCTGGCTGGCCGCGCACCGGCTGCACTGGGCGCTGGCGGGGCATGTCCTGCTCCGTGCGGACCTGCGTGTGCCGCGGCTGGCGACGACCGATCTGTCGGGACGCCGCGTGGAGGAGGTCGTGGCCCGCGGCAAGCACCTGCTGATCCGGGTCGAGGGCGGGCTGACCCTCCACTCGCATCTGCGCATGGACGGTTCCTGGCAGTTGTACGCACCCGGCGAGCGCTGGCGGGGCGGTCCCGACCACCAGGTCCGGGCGGTCCTGGCCAACGCCGAGCGGGTCGCGGTCGGCTACCGGCTGCCCGTGCTGGAGCTGCTGCGCACCGCCGAGGAGGACCGGGCCGTCGGCCACCTCGGTCCCGATCTGCTGGGCCCGGACTGGGATCCGGCCGAGGCGCTGCGCCGGCTGACCGCCGACCCGGCCCGGCCGGTCGGGGAAGCATTGCTGGACCAGCGCAATCTGGCGGGCATCGGCAACGTCTACAAGTGCGAGGTGTGCTTCCTGCGCGGCGTCACGCCCTGGATGCCGGTCGGCGAGGTCCCCGAGCCCGAACGGGTCGTCGAGCTCGCCAGGAAGCTGCTGCAGGCCAACAAGACCCGGCACGGCCACATCACCACCGGCGACACCCGGCGCGGCCGGACGCACTGGGTGTACCGCCGGGACCGGCACGGCTGCCTGCGCTGCGGGACGGCGATCCGCGTCGCCGAGCTGGGCCCGCCCGGCCAGACCCGTGCGACGTACTGGTGCCCGCAGTGCCAGCGCGGCCCCGCGCCGGCGCCCGCGTCGGCGCCGCGACACACCGATTGA
- a CDS encoding helix-turn-helix transcriptional regulator, which produces MILLRRLLGDVLRRQRQRQGRTLREVSSSARVSLGYLSEVERGQKEASSELLSAICDALDVPMSEVMREVSDDLALAELAESAAVGSAAAPMRPLLGAVPSVPSGPDERVTIKAPKAPTEAVDVVAA; this is translated from the coding sequence ATGATTCTGCTCCGTCGCCTGCTCGGTGACGTGCTGCGTCGGCAGCGCCAGCGTCAGGGCCGCACCCTGCGTGAGGTCTCCTCATCCGCCCGGGTCTCCCTGGGCTATCTGTCGGAGGTCGAACGAGGGCAGAAGGAGGCTTCCTCCGAACTGCTCTCCGCGATCTGTGACGCCTTGGACGTCCCGATGTCCGAGGTGATGCGGGAGGTCAGCGACGATCTGGCGCTTGCCGAACTCGCCGAGTCGGCTGCTGTCGGGTCGGCAGCCGCGCCTATGCGGCCGCTGCTGGGCGCGGTTCCGTCCGTACCGTCCGGTCCGGACGAGCGGGTCACCATCAAGGCGCCGAAGGCGCCCACCGAGGCCGTGGACGTCGTCGCGGCCTGA
- the rimO gene encoding 30S ribosomal protein S12 methylthiotransferase RimO, translating to MSEPRTVALVTLGCARNEVDSEELAGRLAADGWQLVEDAAAADVAVVNTCGFVEAAKKDSVDALLEANDLKGHGRTQAVVAVGCMAERYGKELAEALPEADGVLGFDDYANISDRLQTILSGGVHASHTPRDRRKLLPVSPAARQAVSEVALPGHAQGATEPVPAPADLPEGVAPASGPRAPLRRRLDSSPVASVKLASGCDRRCSFCAIPSFRGSFISRRPSDVLGETRWLAEQGVKEVMLVSENNTSYGKDLGDIRLLETLLPELADVDGIERIRVSYLQPAEMRPGLIDVLTSTPKVAPYFDLSFQHSAPGVLRAMRRFGDTERFLELLDTIRSKAPEAGVRSNFIVGFPGESEADLEELERFLGAARLDAIGVFGYSDEEGTEAAGYDGKLDEDVVAERLARVSRLAEELTAQRSEERLGSTVQVLVDSVDEEEGAVGRGAHQAPETDGQVVLTSHAGLVPGSFVAAKVVDTEGVDLVAEPLGTTQEARR from the coding sequence ATGTCCGAACCCCGTACCGTCGCTCTTGTCACGCTCGGCTGCGCCCGTAACGAGGTGGATTCCGAGGAGCTCGCCGGCCGGCTGGCGGCGGACGGGTGGCAGCTCGTCGAGGACGCCGCCGCCGCCGACGTGGCCGTCGTGAACACCTGTGGCTTCGTCGAGGCCGCCAAGAAGGACTCCGTCGACGCCCTGCTGGAGGCCAACGACCTCAAGGGCCACGGCCGCACCCAGGCCGTCGTCGCGGTCGGCTGCATGGCCGAGCGCTACGGGAAGGAGCTGGCCGAGGCCCTGCCCGAGGCGGACGGGGTGCTCGGCTTCGACGACTACGCGAACATCTCCGACCGCCTGCAGACGATCCTCTCCGGCGGCGTCCACGCCTCCCACACCCCGCGCGACCGCCGCAAGCTGCTCCCGGTCAGCCCGGCCGCCCGGCAGGCCGTGAGCGAGGTCGCGCTGCCCGGCCACGCGCAGGGCGCCACGGAGCCGGTCCCCGCCCCCGCGGACCTGCCCGAGGGCGTCGCGCCCGCCTCCGGGCCGCGCGCACCGCTCCGCCGCCGCCTGGACAGCAGCCCGGTCGCCTCGGTGAAGCTGGCCTCCGGCTGCGACCGCCGCTGCTCCTTCTGCGCCATCCCGTCCTTCCGGGGCTCCTTCATCTCCCGCCGCCCCTCGGACGTGCTCGGCGAGACGCGCTGGCTGGCCGAGCAGGGCGTCAAGGAGGTCATGCTGGTCAGCGAGAACAACACCTCGTACGGCAAGGACCTCGGTGACATCCGGCTGCTGGAGACGCTGCTGCCGGAACTGGCCGACGTCGACGGCATCGAGCGGATCCGGGTCAGCTACCTGCAGCCCGCCGAGATGCGCCCGGGCCTGATCGACGTACTGACCTCGACGCCGAAGGTCGCGCCCTACTTCGACCTGTCCTTCCAGCACTCCGCACCCGGGGTGCTGCGCGCGATGCGCCGCTTCGGCGACACCGAGCGCTTCCTGGAGCTGCTGGACACCATCCGCTCGAAGGCGCCGGAGGCCGGGGTCCGCTCCAACTTCATCGTCGGTTTCCCGGGCGAGTCGGAGGCGGACCTGGAGGAGCTGGAGCGCTTCCTGGGCGCCGCCCGGCTCGACGCCATCGGCGTCTTCGGCTACTCCGACGAGGAGGGCACCGAGGCGGCCGGTTACGACGGCAAGCTCGACGAGGACGTCGTCGCCGAGCGGCTGGCCCGGGTCTCGCGGCTGGCCGAGGAGCTGACCGCGCAGCGTTCCGAGGAGCGGCTGGGCTCGACGGTGCAGGTGCTGGTCGACTCCGTCGACGAGGAGGAGGGGGCGGTCGGCCGCGGTGCCCACCAGGCGCCGGAGACCGACGGCCAGGTCGTCCTGACCTCCCACGCGGGCCTGGTGCCCGGATCGTTCGTCGCGGCGAAGGTGGTGGACACCGAAGGCGTCGACCTCGTCGCGGAGCCGCTTGGCACGACGCAGGAGGCGCGCAGATGA
- a CDS encoding CinA family protein, which yields MNVAAEVLGLLEGRQQWLAVAESLTGGLVAAELTSVPGASRSFRGSVTAYATELKRDVLGVDGALLAERGAVDPDVARGMAEGVRRVLRADWGLSTTGVAGPDPQDGQQVGTVYVAVAGPTGSWCERLQLNGDRAEIRTTTVNAVLTLLQQTLLTGGGTPDESPTAKGREDSGGKGCLQP from the coding sequence GTGAACGTCGCCGCCGAGGTGCTGGGGCTGCTGGAGGGGCGGCAGCAGTGGCTCGCCGTCGCCGAGTCGCTGACCGGCGGCCTGGTCGCCGCCGAGCTGACCTCGGTGCCCGGCGCCTCCAGGTCCTTCCGCGGTTCGGTCACCGCGTACGCCACCGAACTGAAGCGGGACGTGCTGGGCGTGGACGGCGCGCTGCTGGCCGAGCGCGGGGCCGTCGACCCCGACGTCGCGCGGGGGATGGCGGAGGGCGTGCGGCGCGTGCTGCGCGCCGACTGGGGGCTGTCCACCACCGGAGTCGCCGGCCCGGACCCGCAGGACGGACAGCAGGTCGGGACGGTCTACGTGGCGGTCGCCGGGCCGACCGGCTCGTGGTGCGAGAGACTGCAGTTGAACGGCGACCGTGCCGAAATCCGTACCACCACCGTGAACGCCGTTCTGACCCTCTTGCAGCAGACGCTTCTGACGGGCGGGGGAACACCCGACGAATCCCCGACGGCGAAGGGTAGGGAAGACAGCGGGGGGAAGGGATGTTTGCAGCCCTGA
- a CDS encoding DNA starvation/stationary phase protection protein, with the protein MTIVKSTLPEADRKTVGEALQHTLSDLIDLSLVAKQVHWNVVGARFRSVHLQLDDVVTTARTYADTVAERAAAIGVTPDGRAGTVSKSSRIDEVPDGWIKDEKVVSVMIVALDAVIRRVRQGIEATEKPDPVSQDILIGLAAELEKHHWMFQAENV; encoded by the coding sequence ATGACCATCGTGAAGAGCACGCTGCCCGAGGCCGACCGCAAGACCGTCGGTGAGGCCCTGCAGCACACCCTCAGCGATCTCATCGACCTGTCGCTCGTGGCCAAGCAGGTGCACTGGAACGTGGTCGGGGCGCGGTTCCGGTCGGTCCACCTCCAGCTCGACGACGTGGTGACCACCGCGCGGACCTACGCCGACACCGTCGCGGAGCGGGCGGCCGCGATCGGGGTGACGCCGGACGGGCGCGCGGGGACGGTCTCCAAGAGCAGCAGGATCGACGAGGTGCCGGACGGCTGGATCAAGGACGAGAAGGTGGTCTCGGTCATGATCGTGGCGCTGGACGCCGTGATCAGGCGGGTGCGCCAGGGGATCGAGGCGACGGAGAAGCCCGATCCGGTGAGCCAGGACATCCTGATCGGGCTCGCCGCCGAGCTCGAGAAGCACCACTGGATGTTCCAGGCCGAGAACGTCTAG
- a CDS encoding DUF4115 domain-containing protein, which produces MSIGNPPPDDRLSVGRALAQARIAAGLTVDEVSTTTRVRPPIVHAIEQDDFSRCGGDVYARGHIRALARAVGLDPEALIEQFSAEHGSAPAPTPVAPLYEAERMRSEPRRPNWTAAMVAAIVAVIGFVGFTLFSGGEDGGKEPVAGKPSAASPEAKPSGNPTSSAPRPEESDSAIAAAPADKVTVKLTARNDKSWIQAVDGNGRQLYQGSLEPGDSKTFTDKSKINLIIGNAGAVDLFVNGKDLGPAGDPGQVQRLTFTPGDPEAG; this is translated from the coding sequence GTGTCCATCGGCAACCCGCCCCCCGACGACCGGCTCTCGGTCGGTCGCGCCCTCGCCCAGGCCCGCATCGCCGCGGGTCTGACCGTCGACGAGGTCAGTACCACAACGCGTGTGCGCCCGCCCATCGTGCACGCGATCGAGCAGGACGATTTCTCCCGCTGCGGCGGCGACGTGTACGCCCGCGGCCACATCCGGGCGCTCGCGCGCGCCGTGGGTCTCGATCCCGAGGCCCTGATCGAGCAGTTCTCGGCGGAGCACGGCAGTGCGCCCGCCCCGACCCCGGTGGCGCCGCTGTACGAGGCGGAGCGGATGAGGTCCGAGCCGCGCCGCCCCAACTGGACCGCCGCGATGGTCGCGGCGATCGTCGCCGTCATCGGTTTCGTCGGGTTCACCCTGTTCAGCGGTGGCGAGGACGGCGGCAAGGAGCCGGTGGCGGGCAAGCCGAGTGCGGCGAGCCCGGAGGCGAAGCCGTCCGGCAACCCCACGAGCTCCGCACCGAGGCCCGAGGAGTCCGACAGCGCGATCGCCGCGGCGCCGGCCGACAAGGTCACCGTCAAGCTCACCGCCCGGAACGACAAGAGCTGGATCCAGGCGGTGGACGGCAACGGAAGGCAGCTCTACCAGGGCAGTCTGGAGCCGGGCGACTCCAAGACCTTCACCGACAAGAGCAAGATCAACCTCATCATCGGCAACGCGGGCGCGGTCGACCTCTTCGTCAACGGCAAGGACCTCGGACCTGCGGGCGACCCCGGTCAGGTCCAGCGCCTCACCTTCACCCCCGGCGACCCGGAAGCAGGGTGA
- the pgsA gene encoding CDP-diacylglycerol--glycerol-3-phosphate 3-phosphatidyltransferase has translation MTGVPASAAGNHRSAPAAPAAAVRRPSLWNIANVLTMVRLLLVPGFVMLLVHDDGHDPAWRSFAWAAFAIAMITDLFDGELARRYGLVTDFGKIADPIADKAIMGAALIGLSALGDLPWWVTAVILFRELGITLMRFWVIRWGVIPASRGGKLKTLTQGVAVGMYILILTGPLATLRAVLMGAAVVLTVVTGLDYVRQAVVMRRAGLAAQRAAAVRRAREGADEEEGALAEDVPLEFPEEQGQGA, from the coding sequence ATGACGGGAGTCCCGGCGTCCGCCGCCGGCAATCACCGGTCCGCACCCGCCGCCCCGGCGGCCGCGGTCCGGCGGCCTTCGTTGTGGAACATCGCCAACGTCCTGACGATGGTGCGGCTGCTCCTGGTGCCGGGCTTCGTCATGCTGCTCGTGCACGACGACGGGCACGACCCGGCGTGGCGCTCCTTCGCGTGGGCGGCGTTCGCCATCGCGATGATCACCGATCTCTTCGACGGCGAGCTGGCCCGGCGCTACGGGCTGGTCACCGACTTCGGCAAGATCGCCGACCCGATCGCCGACAAGGCGATCATGGGCGCGGCGCTGATCGGCCTCTCGGCCCTCGGGGACCTGCCCTGGTGGGTCACCGCGGTGATCCTCTTCCGCGAGCTGGGCATCACGCTGATGCGGTTCTGGGTGATCCGCTGGGGAGTGATCCCGGCCAGCCGGGGCGGCAAGCTGAAGACGCTCACCCAGGGCGTCGCCGTCGGCATGTACATCCTGATCCTCACCGGGCCGCTGGCGACGCTGCGGGCGGTGCTGATGGGCGCCGCGGTGGTGCTGACCGTGGTGACGGGCCTGGACTACGTGCGCCAGGCCGTCGTCATGCGCCGGGCCGGACTGGCCGCGCAGCGCGCGGCCGCCGTGCGCCGGGCGCGCGAGGGGGCGGACGAGGAGGAGGGGGCGCTCGCGGAGGACGTCCCGCTGGAGTTCCCGGAGGAGCAGGGACAGGGCGCGTGA